Part of the Allofrancisella guangzhouensis genome is shown below.
TGTTGTTAACTCTATAGAGGCTATGTTAGTCATTAAAGTCAATGTGTGTATTTCGGTTCTGTAGAGTGACTTTATGTATATTGGTTTTTTAGTTAATCAAGTTGGTTGCTTTTTAAACTATATTTTATTGAAATAAAAAATATAGTTTAAAATATCAATATGCTAAAATTGTTACAAATGATTCAAGTTTTAAAATACCTATTTTAACTATTAATGATGAAAAAACAAATAAAAGCTGTTTCGTTAATATCTGGTGGTCTTGACTCTATGTTAGCTACAAAGTTGATACAAGAGCAGGGTATTCACGTCGAAGGGATTAATTTTTTCACAGGGTTTTGTGTTGAAGGTCACACCCACGCTATCCGTAAGCGTGATAAAGAAAAACAAAAGAAAAACAACGCTCTATGGGTTGCTGAGCAGCTGGGTATAAAACTGCATATTATTGATGTTATAGAGGAATATAAAGATGTTCTTTTGAACCCAAAATATGGTTATGGTGCTAATATGAATCCGTGCTTAGATTGTAAGATATTTATGGTAAGAAAGGCAAAGCAATGGGCTATTGAAAATGGTTTTGATTTTATAATAACAGGAGAGGTTATTGGTCAAAGGCCAATGTCGCAAAGAAAAGATACAATGCCAGTAGTACAGAAACAATCTGGTATAGATGACCTTTTATTGCGACCACTTAGTGCTAAAAATCTTCCAGAAACTAAACCTGAAAAAGAAGGTTGGGTTGATAGATCTAAATTGCTTGGTATTACAGGTAGAGGTAGAAAGGATCAGATACGGTTAGCAAAAGAATATGCTATAGAGAATTATGCCTCTCCAGCAGGTGGATGTTGTTTTCTTACAGATAAACAGTATTCTGATAAGCTCGTGGATTTATGGCAAGCTAGAAATACACGAGAGTATGAGTTTGATGATATTATGCTATTAAAATTAGGTAGACACATTCGTTTTAAGCCTGAATTTAAACTTATAGTTGGCCGAGAAGAGGGTGAAAATAACTATTTAAACGGTTATAAAAATCAGTTTATAAGTGTTTATTGTTCATCCCATACAGGTCCTTTGACTTTGATAGATGGTAAGTTTAATAAGTCTGATGAAAAATTTACAGCGGAGATTTTAGGGAGATTTACGCAAGGTAAAACTGAGGATTCTGTAATAATGGTATTTAATTACTTAGACGGTACTAGCAAAGAGATTAAAGTTAAGCCTATCTCTGCTGATGAAATTAGAAAAGAATGGTATATATAAGGTACATATATGAAAGAATTAAATTTAGAAAGATTGCTGTGTCCAATGCCAGTTATTAAAACTCAGAATATGCTTAAAACTATGAGCTCAGGAGAGTTACTAAAGGTTATTTGTACTGATCCTGGTACAATGTATGATATACCAGCTTGGTGTAAGGTTAATGATTATAAACTTGTAGAATCTAAAGAAATAGATACTAAATTTGAATTTACAATAGGGGTGAAATAAATGGATCAATCTGTCTTAAGCGTACTAGTTTGTCCAGTTTGTAAGTCTAACTTGCACTATGATAAACAAAAGCAAATTTTAGTGTGTAAAGCAGATAAGCTAGCATATCCTATACGTGATAACATACCAGTTATGCTTGTTGAAGAAGCTACTAAGCTAAATATTGAAGAGATAAAAAAATATGGCTAAAATTCATATTATTATTCCAGCTAGGTTAAACTCTACACGTCTACCAAATAAAATGCTTGCTGATATAGCAGGTAAACCAATGATTCAAAGAGTATTTGAGCAAGTCTCTAAATCTAAATTTGAAAGTATAGTTATAGCTACAGATTCCCAAAAAATAAAAGATATAGCACAAAACTTTGGTGCAAATGTGATTTTGACTAAGCCTGAACATGCATCTGGTACAGACCGGATAGCTGAAGCAGTCTTACAACTTGCTTATAATGATGAAGATATAGTTATTAATGTACAAGGTGATGAACCATTAATACCTATTGAAAACATTGAGCAAGTGGCAGAGTTGTTAGTAAATAAATCTGAAGCTGTAGTATCAACTCTGTGTGAAAAAATAACTTCTTTAGAGGATATATATAATCCAAATAATGTAAAAGTAGTGTTTGATAAAAATAGCCAAGCTCTTTATTTTAGTAGGGCTTCAATCCCTTTTGAAAGAGGCTTTTCAGAGAATAAACAAGTTCAACAAGCTGAATATTTTAGGCATATTGGGATATACGCTTATAGAGTATGTTTTATAAAACAATATACAAAGTTAAGTAAGGCCCCTATTGAAAGATACGAATCTTTAGAGCAACTTCGAGTTTTATATAACGGTTATAAGATAGCAGTTGCCGAAGCTATAATAAGTACACCAACAGGGGTTGATACTATAGAAGATCTAGAAAAAATTAGGGAACATTTTAATGTTTAAATTGGATGAACGATTAGAAAAAGATACCTTTGAAGTTTGTCAAACTTTAGATTGTAAAATATTAGTGATGAATAATATTACATCACCATGGTTTATCGTTGTGCCATTTACAGATAAAATAGAATGGTATGAACTAGATGATTCTGTTCAGTATAATATAAATGCTCTTATAAATAAGTTATCAGTGTTTTTAAAAGACGAATATAAAGTTGATAAGTTAAATATAGCTACTTTAGGTAACGTTGTAAAGCAAATGCATATTCATGTTATTGGAAGGTTTACTACAGATCCTGCTTGGCCTAATCCGGTATGGGGCAATATTCAGGTACAAGCTTATTCTGAAGAGCAGAAGGCAAGTTTAAAAGAGAGAATAAAAAAACATTTTTCCTAAAATGCCAGATGTTAAGTAGTAAAATTTATAAAAGTTGTATATTTTGAGTAAATAATGTATCCTTTGGAATGTAATTTGCAATAGTAAATAATAATGAATTAAGGAACTTACTTATGAAAGCTTCAGCAAGACATTTGCTAGTACAGTCAGAATCTGAATGTGAACAAATAAAAAAAGATATTAATGAAGGTAAAATAACTTTTGAAGAAGCTGCAAAAAAACATTCTCTGTGTCCATCTGGAGCTAGAGGTGGTGATCTAGGTACTTTTTCCCAAGGTCAAATGGTTCCTGAATTTGATAAAGTAGTCTTTAATGACGAGTTAAACACTGTTCATGGACCAGTGAAAACGCAATTTGGCTACCATCTACTAGAAATTACATCACGTGGATAATTTTAAATTTTCATAATTTTCAAATTATTATTTCTCAAAATATTTAATTTACGGTTACAAAATGAATTCAGAAACAAAAAAAGATTTTAGCTCTTTAGGCTTAGATCAAAATATTGTAGATACTGTTATAAATTTAGGGTATGAGAACCCAACGCCAATTCAACAGTATGCTATTCCATATATATTATCGGGTAGAGATGTGCTAGGTCAAGCACAAACAGGTACGGGTAAAACAGCAGCTTTTGCATTACCATTAATTAATAATTTAGATCTGAATGATAAAAGCAGATCTCCACAGATCTTAGTATTGGCGCCAACTCGAGAATTAGCTATACAAGTAGCGGAACAATTTGAAGCTTTTGCAAAAAGTGTCACAAGTTTATCTGTTGCTTGTATCTATGGTGGACAAGAATATGGTTCACAAATAAGAGCACTTAAAAATGGTGTCCAAGTAGTAGTAGGTACTACTGGTAGAGTTATGGACCATATTGAAAAAGGAACACTAAAGCTAGATAATCTAAGAGCGTTAGTATTAGATGAAGCAGATGAAATGCTTAGAATGGGTTTTATTGACGATGTTAGATGGGTTTTAAGTCACATATCTGATGATTGCCAGAGACTACTTTTTTCAGCAACTATACCGGAAGATATAGCTGATATTATAAAAGAGTATTTAAGAAATCCATGTAAAATACAGGTTAAAGCAAAAACCAAAACAGCTAATACAATTACACAAAAATTTATAGTAGTTAAAGGTTTTAGAAAAATAGATGCTTTAGACAGACTATTAGAAATAGAAGAAACTGATGGTGTAGTAATATTTGTTAAAACTAAGACAAGTACAATAGAAGTAGCAGATAATTTAAAAGCTCTTGGTTATAAAGTAGCTGCTATAAATGGTGATATGCAGCAATCTCAAAGAGAATATATTGTTGAGCAATTTAAAAGTGCTAGATCTAACATTTTAGTTGCTACTGATGTTGTAGCTAGAGGTATAGACCTTGAGCGTATTAGTCATGTGATTAACTATGATATGCCAAATGATGAAGACACTTATGTTCACAGAATTGGCCGTACTGGTAGAGCAGGGCGTGAAGG
Proteins encoded:
- a CDS encoding peptidylprolyl isomerase; this encodes MKASARHLLVQSESECEQIKKDINEGKITFEEAAKKHSLCPSGARGGDLGTFSQGQMVPEFDKVVFNDELNTVHGPVKTQFGYHLLEITSRG
- a CDS encoding DEAD/DEAH box helicase — encoded protein: MNSETKKDFSSLGLDQNIVDTVINLGYENPTPIQQYAIPYILSGRDVLGQAQTGTGKTAAFALPLINNLDLNDKSRSPQILVLAPTRELAIQVAEQFEAFAKSVTSLSVACIYGGQEYGSQIRALKNGVQVVVGTTGRVMDHIEKGTLKLDNLRALVLDEADEMLRMGFIDDVRWVLSHISDDCQRLLFSATIPEDIADIIKEYLRNPCKIQVKAKTKTANTITQKFIVVKGFRKIDALDRLLEIEETDGVVIFVKTKTSTIEVADNLKALGYKVAAINGDMQQSQREYIVEQFKSARSNILVATDVVARGIDLERISHVINYDMPNDEDTYVHRIGRTGRAGREGVSISLVTLKEMRFLRSLERFTNSKLEEVFMPSAKELADSRINDFKNRITSALEKNKSLDKYKEIIIEIRDQLELDSEDLLAVLTLLAQDKKGFFPREIQAKEEKRAPVKRDERTSRPSDRFNDRDRNNNSRFDKKRPKRVDIDLTTYRIDVGRENDVQPRNIVGAIANEGGIDSKHICNISIEKDYTLVDLPANLSAKVINHLKKVWVAGKKLNLTEHR
- a CDS encoding HIT domain-containing protein; amino-acid sequence: MFKLDERLEKDTFEVCQTLDCKILVMNNITSPWFIVVPFTDKIEWYELDDSVQYNINALINKLSVFLKDEYKVDKLNIATLGNVVKQMHIHVIGRFTTDPAWPNPVWGNIQVQAYSEEQKASLKERIKKHFS
- the kdsB gene encoding 3-deoxy-manno-octulosonate cytidylyltransferase translates to MAKIHIIIPARLNSTRLPNKMLADIAGKPMIQRVFEQVSKSKFESIVIATDSQKIKDIAQNFGANVILTKPEHASGTDRIAEAVLQLAYNDEDIVINVQGDEPLIPIENIEQVAELLVNKSEAVVSTLCEKITSLEDIYNPNNVKVVFDKNSQALYFSRASIPFERGFSENKQVQQAEYFRHIGIYAYRVCFIKQYTKLSKAPIERYESLEQLRVLYNGYKIAVAEAIISTPTGVDTIEDLEKIREHFNV
- a CDS encoding tRNA (5-methylaminomethyl-2-thiouridylate)-methyltransferase; the protein is MMKKQIKAVSLISGGLDSMLATKLIQEQGIHVEGINFFTGFCVEGHTHAIRKRDKEKQKKNNALWVAEQLGIKLHIIDVIEEYKDVLLNPKYGYGANMNPCLDCKIFMVRKAKQWAIENGFDFIITGEVIGQRPMSQRKDTMPVVQKQSGIDDLLLRPLSAKNLPETKPEKEGWVDRSKLLGITGRGRKDQIRLAKEYAIENYASPAGGCCFLTDKQYSDKLVDLWQARNTREYEFDDIMLLKLGRHIRFKPEFKLIVGREEGENNYLNGYKNQFISVYCSSHTGPLTLIDGKFNKSDEKFTAEILGRFTQGKTEDSVIMVFNYLDGTSKEIKVKPISADEIRKEWYI
- a CDS encoding sulfurtransferase TusA family protein codes for the protein MKELNLERLLCPMPVIKTQNMLKTMSSGELLKVICTDPGTMYDIPAWCKVNDYKLVESKEIDTKFEFTIGVK
- a CDS encoding Trm112 family protein, yielding MDQSVLSVLVCPVCKSNLHYDKQKQILVCKADKLAYPIRDNIPVMLVEEATKLNIEEIKKYG